In Phyllopteryx taeniolatus isolate TA_2022b chromosome 1, UOR_Ptae_1.2, whole genome shotgun sequence, the following proteins share a genomic window:
- the LOC133476557 gene encoding glucose-induced degradation protein 8-B homolog, with the protein MMSYAEKPEDITKDEWMDKLNNVNIQRADMNRLIMNYLVTEGFKEAAEKFRMESGIEPSVDLDSLDERIKIREMILKGQIQEAIALINSLHPELLDTNRYLYFHLQQQHLIELIRLRETESALEFAQTQLAEQGEESRECLTEMERTLALLAFDNPEESPFGDLLNMMQRQKVWSEVNQAVLDHENRESTPKLAKLLKLLLWAQNELDQKKVKYPKMTDLSTGTIEDPK; encoded by the exons ATGATGAGTTATGCTGAAAAACCTGAAGACATCACAAAAGACGAGTGGATGGACAAATTGAACAACGTGAACATTCAGAGAGCGGACATGAACCGGCTCATTATGAACTACCTGGTGACCG AGGGATTCAAAGAGGCGGCAGAGAAGTTCCGCATGGAGTCTGGCATCGAGCCCAGTGTGGATTTGGACTCTCTAGATGAAAGGATAAAGATCCGAGAGATGATCCTGAAGGGACAGATCCAGGAAGCCATTGCACTCATCAACAGCCTGCACCCGGAGCTGCTGGACACCAACCGATACTTATACTTTCATCTCCAG CAGCAACATTTGATCGAGCTCATCCGGCTAAGGGAGACCGAGTCAGCGCTGGAGTTTGCCCAGACACAGCTGGCCGAGCAGGGGGAGGAAAGCCGCGAGTGCCTCACAGAGATGGAAAGAACGCTCGCCCTCTTAGCCTTTGACAACCCCGAAGAGTCGCCCTTTGGAGATCTGCTCAACATGATGCAGCGGCAAAAG GTGTGGAGCGAGGTGAATCAAGCGGTCCTGGACCACGAAAACAGGGAGTCCACTCCCAAATTGGCCAAACTCCTCAAGTTACTGCTGTGGGCACAGAACGAGCTGGACCAGAAGAAAGTGAAATACCCGAAAATGACTGACCTGAGTACGGGAACCATCGAGGACCCCAAGTGA
- the LOC133476549 gene encoding voltage-gated purine nucleotide uniporter SLC17A9-like isoform X1: MADKHTSGDGLNDLCALLMDRNVCTATKASEEPQDKNLWPRAVARKWMPVLFMGACLVYCARMTMPICAVAMAASFNWNKIDTGVVLGGFFWGYSCTAILGGHASDKIGGERVLLFSATSWAVVTAATPALAHLGSHTLALMTMARVLMGVLQGVFFPSLASLIAQRAPKGQKSFLSSIMQSGTSLGILLAGLLDSIMLDWYSWENAFYAVGFLSGLWALVVWQYLLKGKVYPGQKERRNNFQSKTFSCTHLLSLLRKPCIWSMVFAHMCTCGTSYTLLSWMPTYFSEQYPHVRTWVYNVIPWTAAIPAALCGGYISDSLISQGYSVVFVRKSMQFIAMGVSAAFVMLLSAKMSPPIAVICISAVMVSLSFTSCGSSVNVQDLTPSSAGTLYGFMNMLGAFMGVLMVSLSGYLIEVTDSWVPCFWLVAAVHVVGLTVFLCFGDARRVDLEESNSVALS; the protein is encoded by the exons ATGGCAGACAAACACACGTCGGGAGATGGTTTGAACGACCTTTGTGCGCTTCTCATGGATCGCAATGTCTGTACAGCCACCAAGGCCTCAGAGGAGCCACAAGACAAAAATCTGTGGCCCAG AGCCGTGGCTCGCAAATGGATGCCAGTGCTGTTTATGGGGGCTTGCCTGGTGTACTGTGCCCGGATGACCATGCCCATCTGTGCGGTTGCGATGGCAGCCTCGTTCAACTGGAACAAGATCGACACTGGCGTGGTTCTGGGTGGATTCTTCTGGGGCTACTCGTGCACGGCGATCCTGGGAGGTCATGCAAGTGACAA GATTGGAGGGGAGCGAGTGCTGTTGTTCTCAGCCACCTCATGGGCGGTGGTCACAGCTGCCACACCCGCTCTGGCACACCTCGGCTCTCACACCCTGGCTCTGATGACCATGGCCAGAGTCCTCATGGGAGTACTGCAAG gtgtaTTCTTCCCATCTTTGGCCAGTCTGATAGCCCAGCGGGCACCGAAAGGGCAGAAGAGCTTTTTAAGCAGCATCATGCAAAGTGGTACCTCTCTTGG AATATTGTTGGCAGGCCTGCTGGACTCCATAATGTTGGACTGGTACAGTTGGGAAAATGCATTCTATGCTGTTGGTTTTCTGTCTGGGCTCTGGGCGCTCGTTGTGTGGCAGTATTTACTGAAAG GCAAGGTTTATCCAGggcagaaagaaagaagaaataaCTTCCAGTCAAAGACTTTTTCATGTACACATCTGCTGAGCCTCCTGAGAAAGCCGTGCATCTG GTCGATGGTCTTCGCTCACATGTGCACATGCGGCACCTCCTACACGTTACTGTCGTGGATGCCAACATACTTCAGTGAACAATATCCACATGTCAGG ACGTGGGTGTACAATGTGATTCCTTGGACTGCTGCCATTCCAGCAGCTCTTTGTGGTGGATACATTTCAGATTCACTCATCAGCCAAGGATACAGTGTCGTGTTTGTGAGAAAGTCCATGCAA TTCATCGCCATGGGCGTTTCCGCTGCTTTTGTCATGCTGCTGTCCGCAAAGATGTCGCCTCCCATCGCCGTGATCTGTATTTCTGCTGTCATGGTTTCACTCTCCTTCACTAGCTG TGGTTCATCTGTGAATGTGCAGGATCTGACCCCTTCAAGCGCCGGCACCCTCTATG GTTTCATGAATATGCTTGGTGCTTTCATGG GGGTGCTGATGGTGTCGCTGTCGGGCTACTTGATTGAGGTAACCGACTCGTGGGTGCCGTGCTTCTGGCTCGTCGCCGCCGTCCACGTCGTCGGTCTCACCGTCTTCCTCTGCTTTGGAGATGCCCGACGCGTCGACCTCGAAGAGTCCAACTCCGTTGCTTTGAGTTGA
- the LOC133476549 gene encoding voltage-gated purine nucleotide uniporter SLC17A9-like isoform X2 yields MCCLVIQTSATLWSFGGKAVARQAGAWTQFEQDARIGGERVLLFSATSWAVVTAATPALAHLGSHTLALMTMARVLMGVLQGVFFPSLASLIAQRAPKGQKSFLSSIMQSGTSLGILLAGLLDSIMLDWYSWENAFYAVGFLSGLWALVVWQYLLKGKVYPGQKERRNNFQSKTFSCTHLLSLLRKPCIWSMVFAHMCTCGTSYTLLSWMPTYFSEQYPHVRTWVYNVIPWTAAIPAALCGGYISDSLISQGYSVVFVRKSMQFIAMGVSAAFVMLLSAKMSPPIAVICISAVMVSLSFTSCGSSVNVQDLTPSSAGTLYGFMNMLGAFMGVLMVSLSGYLIEVTDSWVPCFWLVAAVHVVGLTVFLCFGDARRVDLEESNSVALS; encoded by the exons atgtgcTGTTTGGTTATTCAGACTAGCGCCACACTCTGGTCGTTTGGAGGAAAAGCGGTAGCGCGTCAGGCAGGAGCATGGACGCAGTTCGAGCAAGATGCGAG GATTGGAGGGGAGCGAGTGCTGTTGTTCTCAGCCACCTCATGGGCGGTGGTCACAGCTGCCACACCCGCTCTGGCACACCTCGGCTCTCACACCCTGGCTCTGATGACCATGGCCAGAGTCCTCATGGGAGTACTGCAAG gtgtaTTCTTCCCATCTTTGGCCAGTCTGATAGCCCAGCGGGCACCGAAAGGGCAGAAGAGCTTTTTAAGCAGCATCATGCAAAGTGGTACCTCTCTTGG AATATTGTTGGCAGGCCTGCTGGACTCCATAATGTTGGACTGGTACAGTTGGGAAAATGCATTCTATGCTGTTGGTTTTCTGTCTGGGCTCTGGGCGCTCGTTGTGTGGCAGTATTTACTGAAAG GCAAGGTTTATCCAGggcagaaagaaagaagaaataaCTTCCAGTCAAAGACTTTTTCATGTACACATCTGCTGAGCCTCCTGAGAAAGCCGTGCATCTG GTCGATGGTCTTCGCTCACATGTGCACATGCGGCACCTCCTACACGTTACTGTCGTGGATGCCAACATACTTCAGTGAACAATATCCACATGTCAGG ACGTGGGTGTACAATGTGATTCCTTGGACTGCTGCCATTCCAGCAGCTCTTTGTGGTGGATACATTTCAGATTCACTCATCAGCCAAGGATACAGTGTCGTGTTTGTGAGAAAGTCCATGCAA TTCATCGCCATGGGCGTTTCCGCTGCTTTTGTCATGCTGCTGTCCGCAAAGATGTCGCCTCCCATCGCCGTGATCTGTATTTCTGCTGTCATGGTTTCACTCTCCTTCACTAGCTG TGGTTCATCTGTGAATGTGCAGGATCTGACCCCTTCAAGCGCCGGCACCCTCTATG GTTTCATGAATATGCTTGGTGCTTTCATGG GGGTGCTGATGGTGTCGCTGTCGGGCTACTTGATTGAGGTAACCGACTCGTGGGTGCCGTGCTTCTGGCTCGTCGCCGCCGTCCACGTCGTCGGTCTCACCGTCTTCCTCTGCTTTGGAGATGCCCGACGCGTCGACCTCGAAGAGTCCAACTCCGTTGCTTTGAGTTGA
- the LOC133476592 gene encoding YTH domain-containing family protein 1-like, whose protein sequence is MMSAASIDPQISKGQDASKAFPVSVQNGSLHQKDAVHDNDFEPYLTGQSNQNNSYQSMTDPYLSSYYAPSIGFPYPLSEAPWSTGGDPPIPYLTPYAPLSNGDHHFMHDTVFGQPGGLSSSIYPHRFNFFPENPAFSAWGTSGSQGQQTQSSAYGGSYSYPPSSLGGTLVPDGQTGFHSDTLSKAPGMNSLEQGMLSLKIGGDVTAGGSGVKTAGSGIGGGGVAVAAGNGGTVGMPPPKPTSWAAIASKPAKLQQQKSKSKLGAPIGGGALTPTPIKHNMVDIDMWDNKVAATKMAAPLQQHHHQQHQPQPLHSHPGSLLPPLQQSLQSAQSLVQQMTMPGPPPPPLQSYQNHNSAPAPQTRWVAPRNRNLCYGGGSLDSSGSSNGGGGIGNGCGGCGGPESGSESHPVLEKLRAAHSYNPKEFEWNLKNGRVFIIKSYSEDDIHRSIKYSIWCSTEHGNKRLDSAFRTMNSKGPVYLLFSVNGSGHFCGVAEMRSPVDYGTSAGVWAQDKWKGKFDVNWLFVKDVPNSQLRHIRLENNDNKPVTNSRDTQEVPLEKAKQVLKIIATYKHTTSIFDDFSHYEKKQEEEEVVKKDRQK, encoded by the exons ATGATGTCCGCCGCCAGCATTGACCCGCAG ATCTCGAAAGGACAAGATGCCAGCAAAG CCTTTCCAGTTTCAGTGCAGAACGGCTCCCTGCACCAGAAGGACGCCGTCCACGACAATGATTTCGAGCCCTATCTCACTGGCCAGTCCAACCAG AATAACAGCTATCAGTCCATGACAGACCCTTACCTGTCCAGCTACTACGCCCCCTCCATTGGATTCCCCTACCCCCTCAGTGAGGCTCCCTGGTCCACAGGTGGTGACCCACCTATTCCCTACCTGACGCCTTATGCACCCCTCAGCAATGGAGACCACCACTTCATGCACGACACAGTATTTGGTCAGCCGGGGGGGCTCAGCAGCAGCATTTATCCGCACAGGTTTAATTTTTTCCCAGAGAACCCGGCGTTCTCCGCCTGGGGAACCAGCGGTTCTCAGGGCCAGCAGACCCAAAGCTCAGCCTACGGGGGAAGTTACAGCTACCCACCCAGCTCCTTAGGGGGCACCTTAGTCCCGGACGGCCAGACGGGTTTCCATAGCGACACGCTCAGCAAGGCCCCAGGTATGAATAGCCTGGAGCAGGGCATGCTGAGTCTTAAAATCGGCGGGGACGTGACAGCCGGTGGCTCGGGCGTGAAGACCGCCGGCTCAGGGATCGGGGGCGGCGGGGTTGCAGTTGCAGCGGGCAACGGGGGCACAGTAGGAATGCCGCCCCCGAAACCGACGTCGTGGGCCGCCATCGCGAGTAAACCCGCCAAGCTGCAGCAGCAAAAGAGCAAAAGCAAACTCGGCGCGCCCATCGGGGGCGGAGCACTGACCCCCACTCCCATCAAACACAACATGGTGGACATTGACATGTGGGATAATAAAGTGGCTGCCACAAAGATGGCCGCCCCTCTGCAGCAGCACCACCACCAACAGCACCAGCCGCAGCCGCTCCATTCTCACCCCGGCAGCCTCTTGCCCCCCCTGCAGCAGTCGCTCCAGTCGGCCCAGTCTCTTGTCCAGCAGATGACCATGCCGGGTCCTCCACCTCCCCCTCTCCAGTCCTACCAGAACCACAACTCTGCTCCGGCTCCGCAGACCCGCTGGGTAGCCCCTCGCAATCGTAACTTGTGCTACGGCGGCGGGAGCTTGGACAGTAGCGGCTCCTccaacggcggcggcgggaTCGGCAACGGCTGCGGCGGCTGCGGGGGACCCGAGTCGGGCTCCGAGTCGCACCCGGTCCTGGAGAAGCTTCGCGCCGCCCACAGTTACAACCCCAAGGAGTTTGAGTGGAACCTGAAGAATGGCCGCGTGTTCATCATCAAGAGCTACTCGGAAGACGACATCCACCGCTCCATTAAGTACTCCATCTGGTGCAGCACGGAGCACGGCAACAAACGCTTGGACTCGGCCTTCAGGACCATGAACTCCAAAGGTCCTGTGTACTTGTTGTTCAGCGTCAACGGCAGCGGCCACTTCTGCGGCGTGGCAGAAATGCGCTCGCCCGTGGACTACGGCACCAGCGCTGGTGTTTGGGCGCAGGACAAGTGGAAGGGCAAGTTTGACGTgaactggttgtttgttaagGACGTGCCTAATAGCCAGCTGCGCCACATCCGCCTGGAGAACAATGACAACAAGCCGGTGACCAATTCGCGCGACACTCAAGAGGTCCCTTTGGAGAAGGCCAAGCAGGTGCTCAAGATCATCGCCACCTACAAACACACCACCTCCATCTTTGATGACTTCTCCCACTATGAGaagaagcaggaggaggaggaggtggtgaaAAAG GATCGTCAGAAGTAA